The Bacillus sp. (in: firmicutes) genomic sequence TAAATTTAAAGAGGATAGCAGCTATACTATCCTCTAAAAATCTCTTTATATTAATCATTTTACAAGATTTATTATCATGCCAAACAATTAATGGATGTTTATTTGAAAATAAGTTAAAAAATGGTTGACTTTTTCAGTGGTCTCAACCTGTCCCCTTGTCCCATTTAGTTTACAATCACTTGCATAGTCGCTTGTAAGCTTACAAGTACAGGGGATTTTAGTAGAGCTTCATTTACAATCTCTTCAATAACTTCTTTCGTTGCTGATGTTTTTGTGTTAAGTGTGATAACAGGATTTAAAATGCCTCCGTCACCCTCTTCAATGCCTAAGAAAACAGCGGCATTCAAATCAGCTTCAATATCCGCCCTTACATTTTGTAGTTTAATTCCTTTTTGACTTGCTAACACTTCAAAGGTAATGATAAAACAACTTACGGCTGCGCCAATTAAATATTCTACTGGGTTTGGGGCGACATCTGTTCCACCTAAAACTTTAGGCTCATCTGTATAATAAGGTGCAAAATCACGAATGCAAATCTCGTTTTTTACACCGTTTTCCCACGAAGCACTAGCATGCCATTTGACAATTTTTTGCTCAGGATTTGCTTGAATAGCTGTAATCGTTTGCTTCATTTTTTCAAAATTAATTCCGTTCATGTCTGTT encodes the following:
- a CDS encoding OsmC family protein, with amino-acid sequence MNGINFEKMKQTITAIQANPEQKIVKWHASASWENGVKNEICIRDFAPYYTDEPKVLGGTDVAPNPVEYLIGAAVSCFIITFEVLASQKGIKLQNVRADIEADLNAAVFLGIEEGDGGILNPVITLNTKTSATKEVIEEIVNEALLKSPVLVSLQATMQVIVN